In the genome of Poecilia reticulata strain Guanapo linkage group LG16, Guppy_female_1.0+MT, whole genome shotgun sequence, one region contains:
- the ttc24 gene encoding tetratricopeptide repeat protein 24, whose protein sequence is MCSSHPGEPTCCRPNMASEESPPGEEQVKRSSRRQQKKVEDRTWAGHRALQAGRPQDALRCFKQALXAAAQLQDSRVVRSCSFNLGAAYVEAGRPQRGLDLLRRNRPGPKAERLPDLQFNTALAHNALGQYQEAAAHFLRAAQLYRSQGDGGSEGDACMELGRCCSRTQDWPQAVQSFLRAAESFKMASMLDSAAAALKEAGSHMVQSDLSNHDDISSVLTECLRLSSSVGNPSILGELYLSVGVAYCRIRCFQEAVASLRRAVEPAARRPPLLAKVLHNLGAALNAAGDFSSALEWHRLAAQLYGSQGCRGDQARCFSNLAIASSHLGDDQEAAESFILALQGFRDTGDRLAEVQVCERLAECYLRQEKLQKAVELYKQALSALAHCKEDEGVQDRLVERLTSALQLSLTVTQRPRPNRPRPHLAQPHSSPGHQDVRFRKLDVARLAANQHLDEQRAESPGAEAEKIIETNSLCFSEASSPEQVDSPPTCSGDLRKSGSPEASRKSRLCTLM, encoded by the exons ATGTGTTCCTCTCATCCAGGTGAGCCCACCTGCTGCAGACCCAACATGGCTTCTGAGGAGTCTCCTCCCGGTGAGGAGCAGgtgaagaggagcagcaggaggcagcAGAAGAAGGTGGAGGACCGGACGTGGGCCGGTCACAGAGCGCTGCAGGCCGGCCGGCCGCAGGACGCGCTGCGCTGCTTCAAGCAGGCGCTGCASGCSGCTGCACAG CTGCAGGACTCGCGGGTTGTGCGCTCCTGCTCCTTCAACCTGGGCGCCGCCTACGTGGAGGCGGGCCGACCTCAGAGAGGACTGGACCTCCTGCGCCGGAACCGACCCGGTCCGAAAGCGGAACGGCTCCCAGACCTGCAGTTCAACACGGCGCTGGCCCACAATGCACTGGGGCAGTACCAGGAGGCCGCCGCCCACTTCCTGCGGGCTGCTCAGCTTTACCGGTCGCAGGGAGACGGAGGGAGTGAGGGCGACGCCTGCATGGAGCTGGgccgctgctgcagcagaacccaG GACTGGCCCCAGGCGGTGCAGAGTTTCCTCCGCGCAGCAGAGAGTTTTAAAATGGCCTCCATGTTGGATTCTGCAGCCGCCGCCCTTAAAGAGGCAGGAAGTCACATGGTCCAATCAGATCTGTCCAACCATGATGACATCAGCAGCGTGCTGACAGAGTGTCTGCGTTTGAGCAGCAGTGTCGGCAACccgagcattctgg GTGAGCTGTACCTGTCGGTGGGCGTGGCCTACTGCCGCATCAGGTGCTTCCAGGAAGCGGTGGCCAGCCTCCGACGAGCCGTGGAGCCTGCAGCTCGCCGCCCCCCCCTGCTGGCCAAAGTGCTGCACAACCTGGGAGCGGCACTGAATGCCGCGGGCGACTTCAGCTCGGCGTTGGAGTGGCACCGGCTGGCCGCGCAGCTCTACG GCTCTCAAGGTTGCCGTGGTGATCAGGCTCGATGTTTCAGTAACCTGGCCATYGCGTCCAGTCACCTGGGGGATGACCAGGAGGCTGCAGAGAGCTTCATCCTGGCTCTACAGGGATTCAGAGACACAG GCGACCGCCTGGCCGAGGTCCAGGTGTGTGAGCGTCTGGCTGAGTGTTACCTGAGgcaggagaagctgcagaaagcCGTTGAGCTCTACAAACAGGCTCTGAGCGCGCTCGCTCACTGTAAG GAGGATGAAGGTGTTCAAGACCGGCTGGTGGAGCGTCTGACCTCAGCTCTGCAGCTCAGCCTGACTGTGACGCAG aGGCCACGCCCCAACAGGCCCCGCCCACATCTAGCCCAGCCCCACAGCTCACCTGGTCACCAGGACGTCAGGTTCAG GAAGCTTGACGTGGCACGtctggcagccaatcagcattTAGATGAGCAAAGGGCAGAGTCTCCAG GAGCAGAAGCTGAGAAGA TTATTGAAACAAACTCTTTGTGTTTCAGTGAAGCTTCTTCACCTGAGCAGGTGGATTCCCCCCCCACCTGCTCCGGTGATCTCAGGAAGTCGGGTTCACCTGAGGCCAGTAGGAAGTCCCGCCTCTGTACTCTGATGTAG
- the LOC103477459 gene encoding gonadotropin-releasing hormone II receptor-like codes for MDLQLQIRRQVSKVSNHNSASIRTAGTRPLSACRTQFRSHSALSPLLFRMSGNASSLTPPTGASPPPPLTDWEPPSFTRAARFRVGATSVLFLFAACSNLALLVSIWCGRGRRLSSHLRPLMLSLAAADLMMTFVVMPLDAAWNVTVQWFGGEALCKLLCFLKLFAMQAAAFILVVITLDRHYAILHPLDALSAHRRNRCLLLLAWSLSLLLASPQVSFW; via the coding sequence ATGGACCTCCAACTGCAGATAAGACGACAGGTGTCTAAAGTGTCCAATCACAACTCGGCTTCCATCAGAACCGCCGGAACCCGGCCGCTGTCAGCCTGTCGGACCCAGTTCAGGTCTCACTCCGCTCTTTCTCCGCTCCTCTTCAGGATGTCAGGAAACGCGTCATCTCTGACTCCGCCCACCGGTGCGtcacccccaccccccctcaCCGACTGGGAGCCTCCCAGTTTCACCCGAGCTGCTCGGTTCCGGGTCGGCGCCACCTCGGTGCTGTTCCTGTTCGCCGCCTGCAGCAACCTGGCGCTGCTGGTCAGCATCTGGTGTGGGCGTGGCCGCCGGCTGTCGTCTCACCTGAGGCCGCTGATGCTGAGCCTGGCGGCGGCGGACCTGATGATGACGTTTGTGGTGATGCCTCTGGATGCGGCATGGAACGTCACAGTGCAGTGGTTTGGTGGCGAGGCGCTCTGCAAGCTCCTCTGCTTCCTGAAGCTGTTCGCCATGCAGGCCGCCGCCTTCATCCTGGTGGTCATCACCCTGGACCGCCATTACGCCATCCTGCACCCGCTGGACGCCCTGAGCGCGCACCGCAGGAACcgctgcctgctgctgctggcctggAGTCTGAGCCTGCTGCTGGCCTCCCCACAGGTATCATTCTGGTAG